TGTCTTCTCGGAATCGAGCCGGACCATTTCGACTGCTATCCCGATCTGGATACGGCGGTTGATGCATATCGAGAATTCGCGAGGCGGACGCCTGTCGATGGAACTGTGGTCGCGCGGTCGGACTGCCAGGCCACGCAACGGGCGCTGGAAGGATTCACTGGTCGGGTCGTCACGTTTTCTTTGGATGATCTCGCAGCGGACTGTCAGGGGATTGAGATCACAGCGGAGGGGACTGGATCGCGATTTCGGATTCGGCATGCCGATCAGGTGTCGCGCTGGATTCAGCTCCGTGTGCCCGGGCGTCACAACGTGTTGAACGCGGTTGCGGCAGCCGCCTGTGCCGGCGTAGTGGGTGCGTCGCTGGACGAGATCGCGATTGGGCTGAAAGCGTTCGCAGGGTTACGGCGTCGGCTGGAAGTCATGCGGAACTGGCGGGGGTCGCCGGTGATCGACGACTACGCCCATCACCCGACGGAAATTCGGGCGGCGATCAGTGCCGTACGGGCGATGTATCCGAACCGGCGGTTGATTTGCGTGTTCCAGTCGCATCAGGCGTCGCGGACGGCGGCGCTGATGGACGAGTTCGCCGCCGCGCTCAGCCTCGCCGACAAAGTGTGCATCTTACCGATCTTCGCAGCCCGGGAGACGGCGGGGGACTGCCACGAACAGGTTGCCAGGGAGTTGCTCTCGCGGCTCACCGCGCCTGCCGTGTGGATAGCGACTCTTGACCGGGTGTGGGGAACACTCCAGACTGACGCCGGCACCGATGCCGTGATCTTGACCTTGGGAGCGGGGAATCTGACCCGCGTGCATCATGACTCTACTGACTGACTTCGGAAACAAGATCCGCCTGGACGAACCGCTGGCACAGCATACATGGCTGAAGCTGGGGGGGCCGGCGCAGATGTTCGCGGAACCGGAATCCGTGGAAGAGCTGCAGGCGCTGGTTCAGGCGGCAGACGCCGAAGAGATTCCGGTGCGGCTGCTGGGAGGGGGATCGAATCTGCTGATCCGCGACGAAGGGGTCAGCGGTCTGGTGATTCGACTCGCGGGCGACGTGCTGTCGTCGGTTAGTGTTGAGGGGAACATTGTTCACGCCGGCGGTGCGGCACTGCTATCGCACGTCATTTCT
This sequence is a window from Planctomicrobium piriforme. Protein-coding genes within it:
- the murC gene encoding UDP-N-acetylmuramate--L-alanine ligase; the protein is MPDLWTAPTSSPRPQAHLVGICGAGMKALAEYLNDRGWVVTGSDGDPEVRTRQEFQRKGIAVFRGHAADQVPQKRSSSVTDSSGPGPDIVTSNDSSPPHPQPLSPEYRGEGSLKAVSHESIVLIYSPAVPVENVERQVARARGIAEFSYVEALAELTRHSTAVAVAGTHGKSTTSAMLGTLLSAIGRSPTLICGAELVDRGRSGFAGDGSLMVVEACEFRRHFLELSPKVACLLGIEPDHFDCYPDLDTAVDAYREFARRTPVDGTVVARSDCQATQRALEGFTGRVVTFSLDDLAADCQGIEITAEGTGSRFRIRHADQVSRWIQLRVPGRHNVLNAVAAAACAGVVGASLDEIAIGLKAFAGLRRRLEVMRNWRGSPVIDDYAHHPTEIRAAISAVRAMYPNRRLICVFQSHQASRTAALMDEFAAALSLADKVCILPIFAARETAGDCHEQVARELLSRLTAPAVWIATLDRVWGTLQTDAGTDAVILTLGAGNLTRVHHDSTD